In one Halorhodospira halophila genomic region, the following are encoded:
- a CDS encoding Gfo/Idh/MocA family protein, which yields MATTEAAQAATPRVAVIGAGGWGRNLVRNLHELGALHAVVEVNAENLRQVQTICPDVPTYTDTAAALANPQLDAVAVATPVATHYEVVRQALEADKDVFVEKPLTPDPSQAWHLVELAEQRGRLLMVGHLLLFQPAIQWLRDDLAAGRIGQVHSVHQERLGLGRARDYENALWCLGTHDVAVQRFLLPGRTPRGMQVHGQCILQPGIEDDVYLHLSYDDGLQSHLHCSWLWPEKRRNLVIVGSEGMVVYDEINQVVTHHRKGIDGHLDNIDEGAETIHQGHGQPLRLELEHFLDCLRHGQTCQSDGRFAAGIVDLLAEATGRLRNAENA from the coding sequence ATGGCCACGACCGAAGCCGCCCAGGCCGCCACACCCCGGGTTGCCGTCATCGGCGCCGGCGGCTGGGGCCGCAACCTGGTCCGCAACCTCCATGAGCTCGGCGCCCTCCACGCGGTCGTCGAGGTCAACGCCGAAAACCTGCGCCAGGTCCAGACGATCTGCCCCGACGTCCCCACCTACACGGACACCGCGGCGGCGCTGGCCAACCCGCAGCTCGACGCCGTCGCCGTCGCCACCCCGGTGGCGACCCACTACGAGGTGGTCCGCCAGGCCCTGGAGGCCGATAAGGACGTCTTCGTCGAGAAGCCCCTCACCCCGGACCCGAGCCAGGCCTGGCACCTGGTGGAACTGGCCGAGCAGCGTGGGCGGCTGCTCATGGTCGGCCACCTGCTGCTCTTCCAGCCGGCCATCCAGTGGCTGCGCGACGACCTGGCCGCCGGGCGCATCGGGCAGGTGCACAGCGTCCATCAGGAGCGTCTGGGCCTGGGGCGGGCGCGCGACTACGAGAACGCCCTGTGGTGCCTGGGCACCCACGACGTGGCCGTGCAGCGCTTCCTGCTGCCCGGGCGAACGCCCCGCGGCATGCAGGTCCACGGCCAGTGCATCCTGCAGCCGGGCATCGAGGACGACGTCTACCTCCACCTGAGCTACGACGACGGCCTGCAAAGCCACCTGCACTGCTCCTGGCTGTGGCCGGAGAAACGGCGCAACCTGGTCATCGTCGGCAGCGAGGGGATGGTGGTCTACGACGAGATCAACCAGGTGGTCACCCACCACCGCAAGGGCATCGACGGCCACCTGGACAACATCGACGAGGGCGCCGAGACCATCCACCAAGGCCACGGCCAACCCCTGCGCCTGGAGCTGGAGCACTTCCTCGACTGCCTGCGCCACGGGCAGACGTGTCAGTCGGACGGTCGCTTTGCCGCCGGCATCGTCGACCTGCTGGCCGAGGCCACGGGGCGCCTGAGAAACGCAGAGAACGCATAG
- the cobU gene encoding bifunctional adenosylcobinamide kinase/adenosylcobinamide-phosphate guanylyltransferase produces the protein MRELILGGVRSGKSRHAEERARELSDDVVYIATARPRGDAGMAERIAAHRARRPAHWQTIEAPLELARAIEAHSAPGRVLLVDCLSLWLTNQLVAGDGATEANVTSESLEQARTGLVDAVAAAGGDLLLVSNETGLGVMPMNALARRFCDEAGALHQQMAERCERVTWTVAGLAQPLK, from the coding sequence ATGCGGGAACTCATCCTCGGCGGCGTCCGTTCGGGCAAGAGCCGTCATGCCGAAGAGCGCGCGCGCGAACTCAGCGACGATGTCGTCTACATCGCCACGGCCCGACCCCGCGGCGATGCCGGCATGGCCGAGCGCATCGCCGCGCACCGGGCGCGACGCCCCGCGCACTGGCAGACGATCGAGGCCCCGCTGGAGCTGGCCCGGGCCATCGAGGCGCACAGCGCCCCGGGCCGCGTACTCCTGGTCGACTGCCTGAGTCTATGGCTGACCAATCAGCTCGTCGCCGGGGACGGGGCCACCGAGGCAAACGTCACCAGCGAGAGCCTTGAGCAGGCACGAACCGGGCTGGTCGACGCGGTTGCCGCCGCAGGCGGCGACCTGCTGCTGGTCAGCAATGAAACCGGTCTGGGCGTAATGCCGATGAACGCCCTGGCGCGGCGCTTCTGCGACGAGGCCGGAGCGCTGCACCAACAGATGGCCGAACGCTGCGAGCGAGTGACCTGGACCGTCGCCGGCCTCGCACAGCCCCTGAAATAG
- a CDS encoding DUF3422 family protein, which yields MTLNVTERHQASDPVPGAYVDHPLRQEVNDEIHARPYERLRAPARVSHLGMFSGRHSADADRAAVADLCERFGVEPPEPDAQHMSRDFGAFRLKWERRTEVSTYTFIVEDEFEHPFEGPPIERLPEDWLASLPGPRLVGIHLALEPSWSQPRTSSGIVALFNDNTIVGSQIAGGAARVWTDFRIHDDGFSRILLRDVNMRERQAGRAIQRLLEIETYRMMALLAFPVARRLNPQLNELEEQLAGITERMTGSSRERDEQHLLGQLMELAAQVERIGNNTNYRFHAARAYHELVERRIQELREQRIQGVQTIQEFMERRLVPAMRTCATVTERRESLSERISRTGDLLRTRIDVALEAQNRDLLDSMDRRAKLQFRLQETVEGLSVAAISYYLMGLISYVLEAARDAGAPIRVEVTQGLAVPVVVFTIWLVVRLVRYRIAKRQEA from the coding sequence ATGACCCTTAACGTAACGGAAAGGCACCAGGCCAGTGACCCCGTCCCCGGGGCCTACGTCGACCACCCCCTGCGCCAGGAAGTCAACGACGAGATTCACGCCCGACCCTATGAGCGCCTGCGGGCCCCGGCCCGGGTCAGTCACCTGGGGATGTTCTCCGGGCGCCACTCCGCGGATGCCGATCGGGCGGCCGTAGCGGATCTGTGCGAGCGCTTCGGCGTGGAGCCGCCGGAGCCGGATGCCCAGCACATGTCCCGTGACTTCGGCGCCTTTCGGCTCAAGTGGGAGCGGCGCACCGAGGTTTCGACCTACACCTTCATCGTCGAGGACGAGTTCGAGCACCCGTTCGAGGGGCCACCCATCGAACGCTTGCCCGAGGACTGGCTGGCCAGTTTGCCCGGACCGCGCCTGGTCGGTATCCATCTCGCGCTGGAGCCGTCCTGGTCGCAGCCGCGGACCAGCAGCGGAATCGTGGCGCTGTTCAACGACAACACGATCGTTGGCAGCCAGATCGCCGGCGGAGCGGCGCGGGTGTGGACGGACTTCCGTATCCACGATGACGGCTTTTCGCGCATCCTCCTGCGCGATGTGAACATGCGCGAGCGCCAGGCCGGGCGTGCCATCCAGCGTCTGCTCGAGATCGAGACCTACCGCATGATGGCGCTGCTCGCCTTCCCAGTGGCGCGGCGCCTCAACCCTCAGCTCAACGAGCTCGAGGAGCAGCTGGCCGGGATCACTGAGCGCATGACCGGCTCGAGCCGGGAGCGTGACGAGCAGCACCTGCTCGGTCAGCTGATGGAGTTGGCCGCCCAGGTGGAGCGTATCGGCAACAACACCAACTACCGCTTCCATGCGGCGCGTGCCTATCACGAGCTGGTCGAACGGCGCATCCAGGAGCTGCGCGAGCAGCGCATCCAGGGCGTACAGACCATCCAGGAGTTCATGGAGCGGCGCCTGGTGCCGGCCATGCGCACCTGTGCCACGGTCACCGAACGGCGCGAGTCGCTCTCCGAGCGTATATCGCGCACCGGCGATCTGCTGCGCACCCGCATCGACGTGGCCCTGGAGGCGCAGAACCGCGATCTGCTCGACTCCATGGATCGCCGCGCCAAGCTGCAGTTCCGGCTGCAGGAGACGGTCGAGGGGCTGTCGGTGGCGGCCATCAGCTACTACCTGATGGGGCTGATCAGCTACGTCCTGGAGGCGGCGCGCGACGCCGGTGCCCCGATCCGGGTGGAGGTCACCCAGGGGCTGGCGGTGCCGGTGGTGGTGTTCACCATCTGGCTGGTGGTGCGCCTGGTCCGCTACCGCATCGCCAAACGCCAGGAGGCCTAG
- the cbiB gene encoding adenosylcobinamide-phosphate synthase CbiB — MPFPALIIGAWLLDRVFGEPRAGHPLNGFARVAGWLERLLNQGRLPDPDRRKAGMVAVAILVAPAVLLATLLTLGPLGWVVELGLLYLCLGSRSLREHALGVAQPLARGDLAEARAAVGRIVSRDAQSMDAEDTARATTESTLENGNDAVFATLFWFLVAGAPGAVAHRLINTLDALWGYRTVRFNDFGYAAARLDDLLGWIPARLTALTYALASLRPQAVWAAVRNQAPQWPGSNPGVVLAAGAAALDTTLGGAAVYSDGVRQRPTLGSGHPADANTIEASVALVERGVLIWIAAAIALWAPSPLIP; from the coding sequence GTGCCGTTCCCCGCCCTGATCATCGGCGCGTGGCTACTCGACCGGGTTTTCGGCGAGCCCCGCGCCGGGCACCCACTGAACGGCTTTGCCCGGGTTGCCGGCTGGCTGGAGCGGCTGCTCAACCAAGGGCGCCTGCCCGACCCGGACCGGCGCAAGGCCGGCATGGTGGCGGTCGCCATCCTGGTCGCACCGGCCGTGCTGCTCGCCACCCTGCTCACGCTGGGGCCGCTCGGCTGGGTGGTGGAGCTGGGGCTGCTCTACCTCTGCCTGGGCAGCCGCAGCCTGCGCGAGCACGCCTTGGGTGTGGCGCAACCGCTGGCCCGTGGCGACCTGGCCGAGGCCCGCGCGGCGGTGGGCAGGATCGTCAGTCGGGATGCACAGTCCATGGACGCCGAAGACACCGCCCGCGCCACCACCGAATCGACCCTGGAGAACGGCAACGACGCGGTCTTCGCCACCCTCTTCTGGTTCCTGGTCGCCGGCGCTCCGGGGGCAGTCGCCCACCGACTGATCAACACCCTGGACGCCCTCTGGGGTTACCGGACCGTGCGCTTCAACGACTTCGGCTACGCCGCCGCCCGCCTGGACGACCTGCTCGGCTGGATCCCGGCGCGCCTGACGGCGCTCACCTATGCCCTGGCGAGCCTGCGCCCGCAGGCGGTGTGGGCTGCAGTGCGCAACCAGGCCCCGCAATGGCCCGGCAGCAACCCGGGCGTGGTCCTGGCCGCCGGCGCCGCGGCCCTCGATACCACCCTCGGCGGCGCGGCCGTCTACAGCGACGGCGTCCGCCAACGCCCCACGCTGGGTAGCGGGCATCCGGCGGACGCCAACACCATCGAGGCATCAGTGGCGCTGGTGGAACGCGGGGTGCTGATCTGGATCGCGGCGGCGATCGCCCTGTGGGCGCCCTCCCCGCTGATCCCCTGA
- the cobT gene encoding nicotinate-nucleotide--dimethylbenzimidazole phosphoribosyltransferase yields MRSAIVNQPEWLDEPIQQTHPHYAQQARARQDQLTKPPGSLGRLEEIAIQLAGLQQTPHPAVDPVQITLFAGDHGIAEDGVSAFDPVVTLQMMENFSNGGAAICVMSEEIGAQLEVVDVGTRWQGAVPQAVRDERIAAGTANMRRQPAMTDEQFSAALTAGARAVDRSIDQHGTRVFIAGEMGIANTTAAAAVVGALLNKPAPGLVGPGTGHDAAGLRHKAEAVDETLALHREQLGGPANLSEPWQAGRRVGGLELAAMTGAYIRCAQRGVVILLDGFISGAAALLAERLRPGTRAWMILGHGSAEPGHHRIVAALGGRPLLDFNMRLGEGSGAATAIPLMRMACAIHNRMATFAEAGVTPEGKG; encoded by the coding sequence ATGAGGAGCGCAATCGTGAACCAACCGGAGTGGCTCGATGAACCGATCCAACAGACCCATCCGCATTACGCCCAGCAGGCGCGGGCTCGACAGGATCAGCTGACCAAGCCGCCGGGATCGCTCGGCCGGCTCGAAGAGATCGCCATCCAGCTCGCCGGGCTTCAGCAGACCCCGCACCCCGCCGTGGATCCGGTCCAGATCACGCTGTTCGCCGGCGACCACGGCATCGCCGAGGACGGCGTCTCCGCCTTCGACCCGGTGGTCACGCTGCAGATGATGGAGAACTTCTCCAACGGCGGCGCAGCCATCTGCGTGATGAGCGAGGAGATCGGCGCCCAGCTGGAGGTGGTGGATGTCGGCACCCGATGGCAGGGCGCGGTGCCGCAGGCGGTGCGCGACGAACGCATCGCCGCCGGCACGGCCAACATGCGCCGGCAGCCGGCGATGACCGACGAGCAGTTCAGCGCTGCGCTCACCGCCGGCGCGCGGGCCGTCGACCGGTCCATCGATCAGCACGGCACCCGGGTCTTTATCGCCGGCGAGATGGGCATCGCCAACACCACTGCGGCCGCCGCCGTGGTCGGCGCCCTGCTCAACAAACCGGCGCCGGGGCTAGTCGGCCCAGGCACCGGACACGATGCCGCCGGGCTGCGACACAAGGCGGAGGCCGTCGACGAGACCCTGGCCCTGCACCGAGAACAGCTCGGCGGACCGGCAAACCTCAGCGAGCCGTGGCAAGCCGGTCGTCGCGTGGGCGGCCTGGAGCTGGCCGCCATGACCGGTGCCTACATCCGCTGCGCCCAGCGCGGTGTGGTCATCCTCCTCGACGGCTTCATCAGCGGCGCAGCCGCCCTGCTGGCCGAGCGACTGCGCCCCGGCACCCGCGCCTGGATGATCCTCGGCCACGGCTCCGCCGAGCCGGGTCACCACCGCATCGTCGCGGCCCTCGGCGGGCGCCCGCTGCTCGACTTCAACATGCGCCTGGGCGAGGGCAGCGGCGCTGCGACCGCGATACCGCTGATGCGCATGGCCTGCGCCATCCACAACCGCATGGCCACCTTCGCGGAGGCCGGCGTAACCCCGGAGGGCAAAGGGTGA
- a CDS encoding histidine phosphatase family protein — translation MRPPIEGQETWIDLIRHGEPVGGRRYRGTQDDPLSERGWAQMRAAPLEPAALTRIVCSPLRRCREFSERYAAEQGLPLQVENGFQEIGFGDWEGLTPAELYEQDPQGQARFWADPLHYTPPNAEPMADFQRRVIDAWVRLLAEHPGEHLLLVGHGGLIRVVLSHLLELPLRGFNRLYVPYASVSRVRVEPGTDPTLYFHNRATSAEGER, via the coding sequence GTGAGACCCCCCATCGAAGGCCAGGAGACCTGGATCGATCTGATCCGCCACGGCGAGCCGGTGGGCGGCCGCCGCTACCGCGGCACCCAGGACGACCCGCTCAGCGAACGCGGCTGGGCGCAGATGCGCGCCGCCCCGCTCGAGCCCGCGGCGTTGACCCGGATCGTCTGCTCCCCGCTGCGCCGCTGCCGCGAGTTCTCCGAACGCTACGCCGCCGAGCAGGGGCTGCCATTACAGGTGGAAAACGGTTTCCAAGAGATCGGCTTCGGTGACTGGGAGGGCCTGACCCCGGCGGAGCTCTACGAGCAGGACCCCCAGGGGCAGGCCCGCTTCTGGGCCGATCCGCTCCACTATACGCCGCCCAACGCCGAGCCCATGGCCGACTTCCAGCGCCGCGTCATCGATGCCTGGGTGCGGCTGCTCGCAGAGCACCCCGGCGAGCACCTGCTGCTCGTCGGCCACGGCGGGCTGATCCGCGTGGTGCTGTCGCACCTGCTGGAGCTCCCGCTGCGCGGGTTCAACCGACTCTACGTGCCCTACGCCTCGGTCAGCCGGGTCCGTGTCGAGCCCGGCACCGATCCGACCCTCTACTTCCATAACCGCGCAACATCGGCGGAGGGGGAGCGATGA
- the cobD gene encoding threonine-phosphate decarboxylase CobD, whose amino-acid sequence MSEAQHLPDTLEHGGNLAEATARFGEPPGGWVDLSTGINPTPFPLSAAPAATWHRLPEADGLEAQAAAHYAAGNGAALALPGSQAAISLLPALHSPGNVAIPAPEYAEHARAWQHWGHRVERITAERIAAGPPTPPPWHTLVLSHPNNPSGTRYPAATLLAWCDALAAGGGHLIVDEAFCDAEPETSLAPAVGRPGLILLRSLGKFYGLAGARVGFLLGPEGLRQQLAGVLGPWPLAGPARHAAGQALADEAWQAAQRRALTAATQRLDGLLTAAGLAPAGGTALFRWVPCTAARRYQALLARAGVWVRAFDEPAGLRFGLPGTEAAWQRLAAALQTLAAD is encoded by the coding sequence ATGAGCGAAGCACAGCACCTGCCCGACACGCTGGAGCACGGCGGCAACCTCGCCGAGGCGACGGCGCGCTTCGGCGAGCCGCCGGGGGGCTGGGTGGACCTCTCCACCGGCATCAACCCGACCCCCTTCCCGCTGAGCGCCGCCCCGGCGGCCACCTGGCACCGGCTGCCCGAGGCCGACGGACTCGAGGCGCAGGCCGCGGCGCACTACGCCGCCGGCAACGGCGCGGCCCTGGCCCTGCCCGGCTCCCAGGCCGCCATCAGCCTGCTCCCGGCTCTCCACTCCCCAGGAAACGTGGCCATCCCGGCGCCGGAGTATGCCGAGCATGCGCGGGCGTGGCAGCACTGGGGCCACCGCGTCGAGCGCATCACCGCCGAGCGGATCGCCGCCGGGCCACCCACGCCCCCGCCCTGGCACACGCTCGTGCTGAGCCATCCCAACAACCCCTCCGGCACCCGCTACCCCGCCGCCACCCTGCTCGCCTGGTGCGATGCGCTGGCCGCCGGGGGCGGGCATCTGATCGTCGACGAGGCGTTCTGCGACGCCGAGCCGGAGACCTCCCTGGCCCCGGCCGTCGGCCGCCCGGGCCTGATCCTGCTGCGCTCGCTGGGCAAGTTCTACGGCCTCGCCGGCGCCCGGGTCGGCTTCCTGCTCGGCCCGGAGGGGCTGCGCCAGCAACTGGCCGGGGTGCTCGGTCCCTGGCCTCTGGCCGGCCCGGCCCGCCATGCCGCCGGGCAGGCCCTGGCCGACGAGGCCTGGCAGGCGGCCCAGCGACGCGCCCTGACGGCGGCGACGCAGCGGCTGGATGGGCTGCTGACCGCCGCCGGGCTGGCACCGGCGGGGGGCACGGCGCTGTTTCGCTGGGTCCCCTGCACCGCGGCGCGGCGCTACCAGGCGCTGCTGGCCCGGGCCGGGGTCTGGGTCCGCGCCTTCGATGAGCCGGCGGGACTGCGCTTCGGCCTGCCCGGCACCGAGGCGGCCTGGCAGCGCCTGGCGGCAGCGCTGCAAACCCTCGCCGCCGACTGA
- a CDS encoding aminotransferase class I/II-fold pyridoxal phosphate-dependent enzyme gives MQIPIYNPKPQYDALRGELEQAATDLLASGAYVLGPTVERFEQAVAEHLGCRHAIGVNSGTDALLIALVAAGVEPGDEVVTSPFTFYASAEVISLAGATPRFADIDPDTFNVTAETLEAACTERTKALLPVHIFGQGPDMAAVNELARRRGLRVIEDVAQAFGARQGEARLGTLGDLGAHSFYPTKNLGGFGDGGMITTDDDELAAQCRLLRLHGQERRDHHTLIGYNSRLDAMQAALLQVKLPHVDGWNAQRKEIAALYDRELAGLPGLTTPHTAPHGDHIFHQYTVRIADGRRDAVRDALQAAGIGCMVYYSVPVHQQPVYQHLEAHCPVAEQACHEVLSLPMWPYMGEERALQVAEAVRQALQQA, from the coding sequence GTGCAGATCCCCATCTACAACCCGAAGCCGCAATACGACGCCCTGCGCGGCGAACTCGAACAGGCCGCCACGGATCTGCTGGCCTCCGGGGCCTACGTCCTCGGTCCCACGGTGGAGCGTTTCGAGCAGGCGGTGGCCGAGCACCTGGGCTGCCGGCACGCCATCGGCGTCAACAGCGGCACGGACGCCCTGCTGATCGCCCTGGTCGCCGCCGGGGTCGAGCCGGGCGACGAGGTGGTGACCTCGCCCTTCACCTTCTACGCCTCCGCCGAGGTCATCAGCCTGGCCGGCGCCACGCCGCGGTTTGCCGACATCGACCCGGACACCTTCAACGTCACCGCCGAGACCCTGGAGGCGGCCTGCACCGAGCGCACCAAGGCGCTGCTTCCGGTGCACATCTTCGGCCAGGGGCCGGATATGGCCGCCGTCAACGAGCTGGCGCGCCGGCGCGGCCTGCGGGTGATCGAGGACGTGGCCCAGGCCTTCGGGGCCCGCCAGGGCGAGGCCCGGCTGGGCACGCTGGGCGATCTCGGGGCCCACTCGTTCTATCCGACCAAGAACCTGGGCGGTTTCGGCGACGGCGGCATGATCACCACCGATGACGACGAGCTCGCCGCTCAGTGCCGGCTGCTGCGTCTGCACGGCCAAGAGCGCCGCGACCACCACACCCTGATCGGCTACAACTCGCGGCTCGACGCCATGCAGGCGGCCCTGCTACAGGTCAAGCTGCCCCACGTGGACGGCTGGAACGCCCAGCGCAAGGAGATCGCCGCGCTCTACGACCGCGAACTGGCCGGCCTGCCGGGTCTGACCACGCCGCATACGGCGCCCCACGGCGATCACATCTTCCACCAGTACACCGTGCGCATCGCCGACGGCCGCCGCGACGCCGTGCGCGACGCCCTCCAGGCGGCCGGCATCGGCTGCATGGTCTACTACTCGGTCCCGGTCCACCAGCAGCCGGTCTACCAGCACCTGGAGGCCCACTGTCCGGTGGCCGAGCAGGCCTGCCACGAGGTGCTGAGCCTGCCCATGTGGCCGTACATGGGCGAGGAGCGCGCCCTCCAGGTGGCCGAGGCGGTGCGTCAGGCCCTCCAGCAGGCCTGA
- a CDS encoding adenosylcobinamide-GDP ribazoletransferase, with amino-acid sequence MTALRPLLIAIAFLTRLPVPSLGRIDDEESGASLVAYPLVGAIIGTLLILMAFLTQALPALLTAALVVVIWALLTGALHLDGLADSADAWVGGMAQRERTLEIMKDPSCGPIGVTAIVAVLLLKVAAVAALLDAGAVLAIATAAVVGRAGLTLLFLTTPYVRPGGIGEALSHFGPPGASLGSAAVVTALAALLTGWAGLAAVAAGAVALVLAQHAMSRRLGGTTGDTAGATVELTETAALLGAAAVAASV; translated from the coding sequence ATGACCGCCTTGCGACCGCTGCTGATCGCCATCGCCTTTCTCACGCGCCTTCCGGTGCCTTCGCTCGGCCGCATCGACGACGAGGAGAGTGGCGCCTCGCTGGTCGCCTACCCCCTGGTCGGGGCGATCATCGGCACCCTGCTGATTCTGATGGCCTTCCTGACCCAAGCTTTGCCTGCACTGCTCACTGCAGCCCTGGTAGTGGTGATCTGGGCGCTGCTGACCGGCGCATTGCACCTCGACGGCCTGGCCGACTCCGCCGACGCCTGGGTCGGCGGCATGGCGCAGCGGGAACGCACCCTGGAAATCATGAAGGATCCTTCCTGCGGGCCCATCGGGGTCACGGCGATCGTCGCCGTCCTCCTGCTCAAGGTGGCAGCGGTGGCCGCCCTGCTCGACGCCGGCGCCGTACTGGCCATCGCCACAGCGGCGGTTGTCGGACGCGCCGGGCTGACCCTGCTGTTCCTGACCACACCCTATGTGCGCCCCGGCGGGATCGGCGAGGCCCTGTCCCACTTCGGGCCACCCGGCGCCTCGCTGGGCAGTGCGGCCGTAGTCACCGCCCTGGCCGCCCTGCTCACCGGATGGGCCGGGCTGGCGGCGGTGGCCGCCGGGGCAGTCGCCCTGGTCTTGGCGCAGCACGCGATGTCACGGCGCCTCGGCGGGACCACCGGCGACACCGCCGGCGCCACCGTGGAGCTCACCGAGACCGCCGCACTGCTTGGCGCCGCCGCCGTGGCGGCGAGCGTCTAG